A part of Planctomycetia bacterium genomic DNA contains:
- a CDS encoding response regulator — translation MPGAERPAAFLVLVIEDEQPIRRFLRAALENEGYRIVEATSGEEGLRAAIAQPPDLVILDLGLPGVDGQEVLRRLREWLQSPIIILSARDQEKQKIEALDGGADDYVSKPFGVGELLARMRNALRHVNRAGEAAEVQIGDLRIDLAARLVHRSDRQIHLTPLEYKLLTTLVKNSGRVLTHRALLRDVWGPNDTQETHYLRVFIATLRRKLEDDPAQPRFILTEQGIGYRFAAE, via the coding sequence ATGCCCGGTGCCGAACGACCCGCCGCGTTTCTCGTGCTCGTGATCGAAGACGAGCAACCGATTCGCCGCTTCTTGCGCGCAGCGCTGGAGAACGAAGGCTATCGAATCGTCGAAGCGACTTCGGGCGAAGAGGGTTTAAGAGCGGCGATCGCGCAGCCGCCGGATCTCGTGATCCTAGATCTCGGGCTGCCCGGCGTCGATGGTCAAGAGGTCTTGCGACGATTGCGCGAATGGCTCCAATCGCCGATCATCATCCTCTCGGCCCGCGATCAGGAGAAGCAGAAGATCGAAGCGCTCGACGGCGGTGCCGACGACTACGTGTCGAAGCCGTTCGGTGTCGGCGAGCTTTTAGCTCGGATGCGCAATGCGCTACGGCATGTGAATCGAGCCGGCGAAGCAGCCGAGGTGCAGATCGGCGATTTGCGGATCGACCTGGCGGCGCGGCTCGTACATCGAAGCGATAGACAAATTCATCTCACGCCGCTCGAGTACAAGCTTCTCACGACGCTCGTGAAGAACAGCGGACGCGTGTTGACCCATCGCGCACTGCTGCGCGACGTGTGGGGCCCGAACGACACGCAGGAGACGCACTACCTGCGCGTGTTCATCGCCACGCTCCGCCGCAAGTTGGAAGACGACCCGGCGCAACCCCGCTTCATTCTCACGGAACAAGGCATCGGTTACCGATTTGCCGCGGAGTAA
- a CDS encoding PASTA domain-containing protein, with translation MRLVALRFVVLLVALIVVGSFTSALCAQEPPAAASGEAVIPAILGRTAKEARAALTAAGFVTKFQLGKPAASATTALTVYAVEPAVGRSLPRGSVVLMTLYAEATPLDRSSQLANDGRVLRSDATKVPLLIGKSAAEAKAALKAAGLTTKFLLGNAAPSPAQKWIVYEQHPRPDAALKFGEPVAIVVYASSASVTNPELTQVRASPLVDDGEAIVDERSGRLLVAATDLRIAAGRISLAWIRTWDGVDFAGSLGGGWRHNWQRRLDRSTKQATILSFTGSVTFEADAEAGGYRAASGDRLTSDGERFVWTMPDGTIERFDAQGRLVERDENGRGKLDGGLVALEYDAAGRLVRLNGPCRTTLQLRYDARGRVVAVESSTGSIVRYGYGPEAAQPIDEQAAESLSVGYAYDAAGALTRIDHPQFGTTEFAYDPQGRVRSRTFADGTTETYARDDATKTLRRTDGAGHDTTTVWSVDGRRAEVTDPLGNKSTLEYDAAGRVTALAGATGVSLRNSYDAQGRLRSVTEPATGTTRFEYLGESSLVAAIVPADGRRQTMEYDDRRRPTRIVDSFDPANSATFTYDADGQVASLVYGNGRKQFFMYDASGRRESERDGEGSVRRFAYDARGNPTRETDPAGGVTLSTYDAQDRLLSVTDPMGAAVRYRYEQGKGRRVVHETDPRGGTTRTTFDLRGRVSAVEDPSGGVVRYAYDPAGRLSQETDALGRVFRYEYDAAGRRTVEIDPLGRKTATAYDTQGRPIRITVPDGSSTSYEYSSAGRLVKSIDASGIATTYDYDATGRMSSRTEGKRKTNIEYTLSGKPQRIVTPPSPVDTREYDEAGNLMSVRRGNRIVATYRYDGSGRCVEEKHPTGLRMSYGYDAVGRLATKKNNLGVGEEFTYDAAGRLTKSSDAGASGTTYGYDSAGNLLSVTNPLGKSTQRTYDALDRQISVATPVGDQARYEYDAAGRLTTAYHPAGGKTQFAYDPLDNVVNSVRPDGGKTVSSFDAAGRRASTTDAKGQVTKYHYDQAGRIVRKELSDGKVVHSRYDAVGRLTELDDGSFPIRYEYDQADRVVRIEYPTIKRSLGYEYDPAGRLIRFTDPAGRVVTYEYDEADRMTSIQPADGGAIRLSYDEKNRRTAAHYPNGVEVRWEYDALDRPLRLTYVDAKKKMIAGWTYAYDAAGNRTMSSEVDGPTARYRYDDANQLIEESVGDGPAVRYAYSAGGNRSSLTTSDAKVEYRYDPADRLLSAGKETFLHDANGNLIERRGPDGTIRYAYDTEDRLVRVELVDGKKIEYGYAPTGERIWRRDARGIKHFVGDGTHLLAELDGELKVTASFVHGPDVDQPLAMSRDGNWSYFHADRLGSVRRLTDAAGTVTVAQDYDPFGTPRNTTGQAIAPFSFAGREYDTATGLYYNRARYYDPRLGRFLSEDPAAPSLVEPRTLNPYLYALNNPLELVDPWGAEGLRVNMLKGMGPSPTQLPVGLDPTAKIHHFTNPEFSGAVVGAAAKGQGIVPRGGDMHVTTLAPGSGNRFPTGIGTPKVATNSFNAPAGDLAKAGNVIELNPHPPLGAPPGSALILKPPPGEKEIRLPRSTRGGGGYGGPNGGARGRGGFIAVSVGGPADALRGIGKGGLIVTALNGGMDVADLYNGRTTPGAIAERYKDGLVESGKWAVGGGVLGGIAGGLIGGVLTGGPGVFPGMVAGSQWGAAGGTAVVTIKGIPATGERLGKFLGDSPDSAPVEPGPRFAENDGWGDIPQLPNFGLLPSLPELLFDPDADLARRAREAASESEIVDQARGIDEKFRQAEAARNADNFGRSSGGYGGYGGGGSDVDWRAVGEAIGNIFGGSGGGGMGRHH, from the coding sequence ATGCGACTAGTTGCCCTTCGTTTCGTCGTTCTGCTCGTCGCTTTGATTGTCGTCGGCTCGTTCACATCGGCGCTGTGCGCTCAGGAACCTCCCGCCGCTGCTTCAGGCGAAGCGGTGATCCCAGCGATCCTGGGTCGCACGGCTAAGGAGGCTCGAGCCGCTCTCACGGCGGCCGGCTTCGTGACGAAGTTTCAATTGGGAAAGCCGGCGGCTTCCGCCACGACCGCCTTAACCGTTTATGCAGTCGAGCCCGCAGTAGGACGTTCGTTGCCGCGCGGCTCGGTGGTGCTGATGACGTTGTATGCCGAGGCGACTCCGCTCGATCGTTCGTCGCAACTCGCGAACGATGGCCGTGTGCTGCGCTCCGACGCGACGAAGGTTCCGCTACTGATCGGGAAGTCGGCGGCGGAAGCGAAGGCGGCGCTTAAGGCGGCGGGACTCACAACTAAATTTCTCTTGGGAAATGCCGCCCCTTCGCCTGCGCAAAAATGGATCGTCTACGAGCAGCATCCTCGACCCGATGCCGCGCTGAAGTTCGGCGAACCAGTGGCGATCGTCGTCTATGCATCGTCCGCGAGTGTGACTAATCCGGAGCTTACGCAGGTTCGGGCATCGCCGCTCGTCGACGACGGCGAAGCGATCGTCGATGAACGGAGCGGAAGGCTGCTCGTCGCAGCGACCGACCTGCGCATTGCGGCCGGACGTATCTCGCTCGCCTGGATTCGGACTTGGGACGGAGTCGACTTTGCCGGCTCGCTCGGAGGGGGATGGCGACACAACTGGCAACGCCGACTCGACCGTTCGACCAAGCAAGCCACGATCTTGTCGTTCACGGGAAGCGTGACGTTCGAAGCGGATGCCGAGGCCGGCGGATACCGTGCAGCATCGGGAGATCGATTGACGAGCGACGGCGAGCGCTTCGTGTGGACGATGCCTGACGGGACCATCGAACGCTTCGATGCCCAAGGTCGGCTGGTCGAGCGCGACGAGAACGGCAGAGGGAAACTCGACGGCGGACTCGTCGCGCTCGAATACGACGCCGCAGGGAGACTCGTTCGACTTAACGGACCTTGCCGAACCACGCTCCAGCTTCGATACGATGCGCGCGGTCGTGTCGTCGCCGTTGAAAGTTCCACGGGGAGCATCGTTCGCTACGGCTACGGTCCCGAAGCAGCGCAGCCGATCGACGAACAAGCTGCAGAATCACTCTCAGTCGGATATGCGTATGACGCGGCAGGAGCGTTGACTCGGATCGATCATCCGCAATTCGGTACGACCGAGTTCGCTTACGATCCGCAAGGGCGAGTCCGTAGTCGAACATTCGCGGACGGTACGACCGAGACGTATGCCCGCGACGACGCGACGAAAACACTTCGTAGAACCGACGGCGCAGGACATGATACGACGACCGTGTGGAGCGTCGATGGTCGCCGTGCCGAGGTGACGGATCCGCTCGGCAACAAGTCCACGCTCGAATACGACGCCGCGGGGCGTGTGACGGCGCTTGCCGGTGCGACGGGCGTGAGTTTGCGGAACAGCTACGATGCGCAAGGACGGTTGCGCAGCGTGACCGAGCCGGCGACGGGAACGACCCGTTTCGAGTATCTTGGCGAGTCGTCGCTGGTCGCTGCGATCGTACCGGCCGACGGTCGACGACAGACGATGGAATACGACGATCGACGCCGGCCGACGCGGATCGTCGACTCGTTCGATCCCGCCAACTCGGCCACGTTCACATACGATGCCGACGGACAAGTCGCTTCGCTCGTTTACGGCAACGGCCGCAAACAATTCTTCATGTACGATGCCTCCGGCCGGCGCGAGTCGGAGCGCGACGGCGAGGGAAGCGTCCGTCGCTTCGCATACGACGCGCGGGGCAACCCGACTCGCGAAACCGATCCCGCCGGCGGTGTCACGCTGAGTACTTACGATGCGCAAGACCGACTGCTCAGCGTTACCGATCCCATGGGCGCCGCCGTTCGTTACCGATATGAGCAGGGAAAAGGCCGACGCGTCGTTCACGAGACCGATCCACGCGGCGGAACGACGCGAACCACTTTCGATCTGCGCGGGCGAGTGAGCGCCGTTGAGGATCCGAGCGGAGGAGTCGTACGCTATGCTTATGATCCGGCCGGCAGATTGTCGCAAGAGACCGACGCGCTTGGTCGAGTTTTCCGTTACGAGTACGATGCCGCCGGGCGTCGGACGGTCGAGATCGATCCGCTCGGCAGGAAAACGGCGACCGCCTACGACACACAAGGGCGCCCGATTCGGATAACGGTTCCCGACGGGAGTTCGACCTCCTACGAATACTCGTCGGCCGGTCGGCTTGTGAAAAGTATCGACGCGTCGGGCATCGCGACTACATACGACTACGATGCCACCGGCCGTATGAGCAGCCGCACGGAAGGAAAGCGGAAGACGAACATCGAATACACCTTGAGCGGCAAACCGCAGCGCATCGTTACGCCGCCAAGCCCAGTCGATACCCGCGAATACGATGAGGCCGGAAATCTCATGAGTGTGCGTCGCGGCAATCGGATCGTCGCGACCTATCGCTACGACGGCTCGGGCCGATGCGTTGAAGAGAAGCATCCGACCGGCTTGCGGATGAGTTACGGATACGATGCGGTAGGCCGCCTCGCAACCAAGAAAAACAATCTCGGCGTCGGCGAGGAGTTCACGTACGACGCCGCCGGACGATTGACGAAATCAAGCGATGCCGGCGCCTCCGGAACGACGTACGGCTACGATTCGGCGGGCAATCTGCTGAGCGTTACGAATCCTCTCGGCAAGTCGACGCAACGAACGTACGACGCGCTGGACCGGCAGATCTCCGTCGCTACACCGGTCGGAGATCAAGCACGCTACGAATACGACGCGGCCGGACGTCTGACGACGGCCTACCATCCGGCCGGAGGCAAGACTCAATTCGCTTACGATCCGTTGGACAACGTCGTGAACTCGGTTCGTCCGGACGGCGGCAAAACCGTTTCGTCGTTCGATGCCGCGGGTCGACGAGCAAGCACGACCGACGCCAAAGGACAAGTTACGAAATACCATTACGACCAAGCAGGGCGGATCGTACGAAAAGAGCTAAGCGACGGAAAGGTCGTTCACTCTCGGTACGATGCAGTCGGTCGTTTGACGGAACTCGACGACGGCAGTTTTCCGATACGTTACGAATACGACCAAGCCGATCGAGTCGTGCGCATCGAGTATCCGACGATAAAGCGCTCGCTCGGGTATGAATATGATCCGGCCGGACGCTTGATTCGCTTCACCGATCCGGCGGGCCGAGTCGTGACGTACGAATACGATGAAGCGGATCGGATGACGAGCATTCAGCCGGCCGACGGCGGCGCGATACGATTGAGCTACGACGAAAAGAATCGACGAACGGCGGCTCATTATCCGAACGGCGTGGAAGTTCGTTGGGAGTACGACGCGCTCGACCGACCGTTGCGCCTCACCTATGTCGATGCAAAGAAGAAAATGATCGCCGGCTGGACGTATGCCTACGACGCAGCCGGCAATCGGACGATGAGCAGCGAGGTCGATGGCCCGACGGCTCGCTATCGCTACGACGACGCCAACCAATTGATCGAAGAGAGCGTCGGCGATGGTCCGGCCGTTCGATACGCGTATTCGGCCGGAGGAAATCGGAGCTCGCTGACGACTTCGGATGCGAAGGTCGAGTACCGCTACGATCCTGCCGATCGATTGCTGAGTGCCGGCAAGGAGACTTTTCTTCACGATGCCAATGGAAACTTGATCGAACGCCGAGGCCCTGACGGCACGATCCGCTACGCTTACGATACGGAAGACCGATTAGTGCGGGTCGAGCTTGTCGACGGAAAGAAGATCGAATACGGCTACGCCCCGACGGGCGAACGGATTTGGCGTCGCGATGCGCGCGGCATCAAGCATTTCGTCGGCGACGGCACGCATCTCTTGGCGGAATTGGACGGCGAGCTCAAGGTCACGGCGTCGTTCGTGCATGGTCCCGACGTCGATCAACCTTTGGCGATGTCGCGCGACGGAAACTGGTCGTATTTCCACGCCGATCGACTCGGCAGCGTCCGCCGCCTGACGGACGCCGCGGGTACCGTCACCGTAGCCCAAGATTACGACCCTTTCGGCACGCCGCGCAATACGACCGGTCAAGCGATCGCGCCGTTCAGCTTCGCCGGTCGAGAATACGATACCGCGACGGGGCTCTACTACAACCGCGCGCGCTATTACGACCCGCGACTCGGACGGTTTCTCTCGGAAGATCCCGCGGCACCGAGCCTCGTAGAGCCTCGGACGTTGAATCCTTACTTGTATGCGCTGAACAATCCGCTGGAGCTGGTCGACCCTTGGGGAGCAGAGGGATTGAGAGTCAACATGCTGAAGGGAATGGGGCCGTCTCCGACGCAATTACCTGTCGGGCTCGATCCCACTGCGAAGATCCACCATTTCACGAATCCCGAATTCAGTGGGGCGGTGGTCGGTGCGGCAGCGAAAGGACAAGGGATCGTGCCGCGCGGCGGCGACATGCACGTGACGACACTTGCGCCGGGATCAGGCAATCGCTTTCCGACGGGAATCGGCACGCCGAAGGTGGCGACCAATTCGTTCAACGCGCCGGCCGGAGACTTGGCGAAGGCCGGTAACGTGATCGAACTCAACCCACATCCACCGCTTGGCGCACCGCCGGGATCGGCTTTGATCTTGAAGCCGCCGCCGGGAGAAAAGGAAATTCGACTTCCTCGCTCGACGCGCGGCGGCGGCGGTTATGGGGGCCCGAACGGCGGCGCGAGAGGTCGCGGCGGGTTCATCGCGGTGAGCGTCGGCGGGCCGGCGGATGCCCTACGCGGCATCGGAAAAGGAGGCTTGATCGTTACGGCGCTCAATGGAGGAATGGATGTCGCCGACCTTTACAACGGCCGGACGACTCCGGGCGCGATCGCCGAGCGCTATAAGGATGGGCTCGTCGAAAGCGGTAAATGGGCCGTGGGGGGCGGAGTGCTCGGAGGGATCGCCGGAGGATTGATCGGCGGTGTGTTGACGGGAGGGCCCGGCGTATTTCCGGGCATGGTGGCCGGCTCGCAATGGGGTGCCGCCGGCGGCACCGCGGTCGTGACGATCAAAGGCATACCGGCGACCGGCGAGCGGCTCGGGAAGTTTTTAGGAGACAGCCCCGATAGTGCGCCGGTCGAGCCTGGTCCGCGCTTCGCCGAAAACGACGGCTGGGGCGATATACCGCAGTTACCGAATTTCGGCCTGCTCCCCTCGTTGCCGGAGTTGTTGTTCGATCCCGATGCCGATCTCGCTCGCCGTGCTCGTGAGGCGGCTTCCGAGTCGGAAATCGTCGATCAAGCGCGCGGCATCGACGAAAAATTTCGCCAAGCCGAAGCGGCACGCAATGCCGACAACTTCGGTCGCAGTTCCGGTGGCTACGGAGGATATGGAGGGGGCGGGAGCGACGTCGATTGGCGTGCCGTCGGAGAAGCCATCGGAAATATTTTCGGCGGCAGCGGGGGCGGCGGAATGGGACGACATCATTAA
- a CDS encoding PDZ domain-containing protein, whose product MRNSAKISALILFIVGARSAMPSARGEELLGKVTAVADRDVTISVAAKDQARVGNRVEIFTVIPELGEEAAVAVGKVSSVASDSLRATIDEATSQVIVGQSARIVVRAAEAMPAAVPKTPLPNLLTENNAPTNAVSNSAADATTKSRVWLGAHVRRGTTEECRKAGLPRTMGLVVRLVYPGSPAEDAVLKVGDVLVRVDDIWLETFETLTRRLAQARAEDRIRITFVRQGKRAEVAVLLKPRLADERFIELAQAPAAAGVPWAQYDLGRIYRDGLGTKKDDEQAAAWFRKAVDQGEPVAAVALAELYRTGRGVKKDLAEAIRLARGAAEQGEPSGMVMLGDFYARGEGMPRDPAQTFEWYRRAADAGYAQGYYGTALCYINGTGTTKDERKGAEFLHTAAQLDHPESSLLLGQLFSSGRGVPVDHAKAVEYYRQAIARGAAQAKVELAKAYRDARGVERNGPEAVRLLIEATEEGVLDAYMYLGVMHILGEGIPKNQEQALKWYQAGVEKGSAACQHSLGVVARDGIGVQADTATAMQWFQLAADAGYVAAFNELGVFYENGRSVPKDYGKAMENYRRAAEAGSAEAQCNVGRMIALGLGVQQADNIAIDWFRLAAAQRLPHAQYSLGYMYETGRGVAASRVEALAWYLRAADQGYEPAKALLRSKGVKQ is encoded by the coding sequence ATGCGAAATTCTGCGAAGATCTCGGCATTGATCCTGTTCATCGTCGGAGCCCGCTCGGCGATGCCGTCGGCACGGGGAGAAGAACTCCTCGGCAAAGTCACGGCCGTTGCCGATCGCGACGTGACGATCAGCGTAGCAGCGAAGGATCAGGCACGAGTCGGCAACCGTGTCGAGATCTTTACCGTCATACCGGAACTCGGCGAAGAAGCCGCGGTCGCCGTCGGTAAGGTGTCGTCCGTGGCGAGCGACTCTCTGCGCGCGACGATCGACGAGGCGACGTCGCAAGTGATCGTCGGGCAGAGCGCACGGATCGTGGTTCGAGCCGCCGAAGCCATGCCCGCCGCGGTGCCGAAGACTCCCCTTCCGAATTTGCTGACGGAAAATAATGCGCCGACGAATGCGGTTTCGAATTCTGCGGCGGACGCGACTACGAAGAGCCGCGTTTGGCTCGGCGCGCATGTTCGTCGAGGGACGACGGAGGAATGCCGCAAAGCGGGCTTGCCGCGCACGATGGGCTTGGTCGTACGCTTAGTTTATCCCGGAAGCCCTGCGGAGGATGCCGTCTTGAAGGTCGGCGACGTACTGGTGCGAGTCGACGATATCTGGTTGGAAACATTTGAAACGTTGACGCGGCGATTGGCCCAAGCGCGCGCGGAAGATCGCATTCGGATCACGTTCGTTCGCCAAGGCAAGCGCGCGGAGGTCGCCGTCCTTCTTAAGCCGCGACTTGCCGACGAGCGCTTCATCGAACTCGCTCAAGCACCTGCCGCCGCCGGCGTTCCTTGGGCACAATACGACTTGGGAAGAATCTATCGCGACGGCTTGGGAACGAAGAAAGACGATGAGCAAGCGGCCGCCTGGTTTCGCAAAGCCGTCGATCAAGGCGAGCCGGTCGCGGCGGTGGCTTTAGCCGAACTCTATCGCACGGGGCGAGGCGTGAAAAAAGATCTCGCCGAAGCGATCCGTCTCGCGCGTGGCGCCGCCGAGCAGGGCGAACCCTCGGGCATGGTAATGCTCGGTGATTTCTATGCTCGAGGAGAAGGCATGCCCCGCGATCCGGCGCAGACTTTCGAGTGGTATCGCCGGGCCGCCGACGCCGGCTATGCACAGGGCTACTACGGCACTGCGCTCTGCTACATCAACGGCACCGGCACTACGAAAGACGAACGCAAGGGGGCCGAATTTCTGCACACCGCCGCGCAGCTCGACCATCCGGAATCGTCGCTCTTGCTGGGGCAGTTGTTCTCCAGCGGGCGCGGCGTTCCCGTCGATCACGCCAAGGCGGTCGAATATTATCGGCAAGCGATCGCGCGCGGAGCCGCGCAAGCCAAGGTCGAGCTCGCAAAAGCCTATCGCGATGCGCGCGGGGTCGAGCGGAACGGACCGGAAGCGGTGCGACTCTTGATCGAAGCTACCGAAGAAGGTGTGCTCGATGCCTACATGTATTTGGGAGTGATGCACATCTTGGGAGAAGGAATCCCTAAGAATCAGGAACAAGCGTTGAAGTGGTATCAAGCCGGAGTCGAGAAAGGTTCCGCCGCCTGTCAGCATAGCTTAGGAGTCGTGGCCCGCGACGGCATCGGCGTGCAAGCCGACACAGCGACCGCGATGCAATGGTTTCAACTCGCCGCCGATGCCGGATATGTCGCCGCGTTCAATGAATTGGGCGTGTTCTATGAAAATGGGCGATCGGTTCCGAAAGACTACGGAAAAGCGATGGAGAACTATCGTCGCGCGGCCGAGGCCGGTTCGGCGGAAGCACAATGCAACGTGGGGCGCATGATCGCGTTAGGATTAGGAGTGCAGCAGGCCGACAACATCGCGATCGACTGGTTTCGCCTTGCTGCCGCACAACGCTTGCCCCATGCACAGTACTCTCTCGGCTATATGTATGAGACGGGGCGCGGAGTTGCTGCAAGTCGAGTCGAAGCGCTCGCTTGGTATTTGCGAGCAGCCGATCAGGGATATGAGCCCGCCAAGGCTTTGCTGCGCTCGAAGGGCGTTAAACAGTAA